DNA sequence from the Ogataea parapolymorpha DL-1 chromosome II, whole genome shotgun sequence genome:
ttccagctccagcagctcacGTCTTTCCTGGGCCTTGCGCTGTACAGACGCGATCTGGCGCCGTCTCGTGTTCATGAGGTCCACGAGCGAGTCGTCGCGCTTGCCAAACTCGAAAACGGTCTCTTTGTTTTTCCGGTTCTGCAATTTAGCTAAAAactgctctttttccagctcttcgtTCTTGCCAAACAATAAATTCTGCGCGTCCCAGCCAAGGTTCACAATCTCCTTTGCCCGACGAAGCGACTCAACACTGGCTCCGCTCCGTGTCCGGAAATACAGCTGTTCTCCCTTGTCGGCAACCGCCTTCAAAGACCGGATATCGTAGTTGTGCTTCATGATCGTCTCGTACAGCTCCTGCAGCTCGCCAATCAGCTTCCGCGGCGCACTTCCCAACACCAGCCGCTCCGTGTACGAGAGCTTCGGCTCCTGGAAGCCCGCCATGCTTCCGTGCTGTTCCAAATACTTgtctttgagcagctgcacTTTTTTCTCGTGCATCGACGTCAAAAGCACCTTGCGCCCAAGGAAAAcctccaaatccagcaaATACGGCAGCTCTGCCTCGCCCACAATAGAGTACGCCCATCCGCTGTTGCCCGCTCTCGCTGTCCGTCCCACACGGTGCACAAATATcttggacgacgacggaAACGAGTAGTTTATCACGTTTGCCAGAACCGGAATATCTATTCCTCTCGCAGCCACGTCGGTCACCACAAGGATCGGACACAGTCCAGCACGGAAATTCAGCAGCTGTCTGCGCCGCGCGTGCTGGTCCAGCGATCCATAGATGTACGCGGTGGCATACCCGGCGTCCTTGAGCAGTAACGTGACATACTCCACGTGATGCTTGGTCGGCACGAACACGATCGTCGAGTGTTTTGTCGGCAGCTCGCCCGCGCGCGGCAGTTTCTCGCGTCTGGGCCgtttcttctgtttcttcttgccttcctcttcgtcctcatcgtcttcgtcgtccagccGGTTCGCCGCGTCCAGCCGTCTGAGCTCCTCCGGCGTGGCCACCGGCATCTTAATCACCTCCTgcaaaagcagcagcaggttcGCCTCGCgctcgtttttcttcgtGCTGATGAAGCACATCTGTAGCTCGTCCGAGATCTTTGTCTCGGAGTCCAGCCGCACCAGCACCGGGTTCGTCAGCCCGGCTTTGGCAAAGTCCACAAGGTTGCGTGGCAGCGTGGCCGAAAACAGCATCGACTGTCTTTTCTCGGGCAGCGccgccagcagctcgttcagctgctcggcAAAACCCATTTCAAACAGCCGATCTGCCTCGTCGTACACAATGTACTCCACCGTGCGCAGGTCAAGCTGCATTTCTGTCTTGAGGTGCAAGAACCGGCCGGGCGTGGCAATAATCACGTCAGGGTTGGCCATCATGGCGCCAAACTGGTCCTCCATCGAGTCTCCACcaatcagcagcagcgaccGCAGATCTGACCCGCGACtgaactccttgaactgCTTGGAGGTCTGCATAGCCAGCTCTCGCGACGGCGACAAAACAATCGCCCTGACACCGATCTTGGCCACGTGCGTCTTCAGTTTCTCGATCAGCGGCAGCAAAAATGCTGCAGTCTTACCAGATCCCGTTCGAGCCATTCCAACCACGTCTCTGTTGGACATAATCAGGGGGATAGTTTTTCTCTGAATAGGGGTGGGCTGCTTGTACCCTTTCTTGCTCAGGTTTGCGAGAATGTACTTCGCGAGGCCGAACGAAGCAAAAGTACCActcttggccttcttggcGAGCGGCTGGTTCAAAAAATAGTTTGTCGTTtcctgctcgtcgtcaTCAGACAGCTCCAAACTAGGAAACTTGGACGGATCGACTTTTGGCCTTTTTGCAGCCGGTTCCTCGTCAGAGCTCTCCTCATCGCTAGTCACAATCTCATCCTGAACTTCAGCATCACTGTCCTGGCGGTCAGAGTCGCTGTCAACGCCGTCTGCCACAATATTGCTTGCAATatcaaactcctcgtcagacATGCTAAAAtataattttatttcagaaaaaaaatattttttattaaTTTCTTGGCTGTGCtatcaaaaaaatacagagcGACCTAACCAGCTATCTGTTGTAAGGGTGGTAGCCGCGTCTTCCACGGCCTCTGTGGCCACCACCACCGCCGCCGCCACTTCTTCCGCCCCTGTCGCCCCTATCGCCTCTGTCACCCCTGTCGCCCCGGTCGCCTCGGCCACGGAAGTCACGCGAGTCCTTAGGCCCGCGTGGCCGTCCGCCGTGTCTCACGCCGCCGCGGGGCCCAGAAGGCAGGTTCGTGGTTTGCTCCTGCGGATTAGGCACCTCGTCGCCGGCGTCCTTGGCGTCGTCGGCCCCGTTCTGCTGCTCGTCGCCGCCAGGCATCGTTTGGCCGTACTGTTGCATCATCTGCTGCATGGCCTGCGAAACGTCGCCGccctgctgctggacctgctgcATTTGCATCCAGTACTGTTGCATCTGTTGCATCTGCTGCCAATACTGCTGCATCTGGGCCATCTGTGTATACgtctgctgcggctggcCGATGTTGGAGTAGGAAGAGCCGGCCTTCTGCTGGTTACGAGGCTCTGCCCGCTTGATTTCCATGTTTTTACCGTGAAATAGCACGTACTTATTCTGGGTCACTCTATCAACGGCATCGGGAGAATCGTACGTCACAAATCCGTATCCTCGGGACCGGCCAGTGTCCTTATCGAGCATCAGTTGCGAGTCAATAATGTTACCAAACTGTTGGAAATATTCCGTAAATTCGGCCTCGGTGACCTCTGGAGCCACGCCGCCGACAAAAATCTTGCCTGTCTTGTCTTGCTCCTCTTTCGGGATGGCTCTTTTAGGGTCGATAAGCTTGCCGTCTAGAACGTGTGTTTTTTTTAAAACCTCGTCAACACTACTTGAACTAGCAAATGTCAAAAAGCCAAATCCGCGCGACCGTCCTGTCGCGTTATCCTTCATGATAGTCAGGTCGATCACGTCGCCAAACTGCGAGAAGTAGTTCTTCATGCTCTCCTCGGTCGTTTCCCAGTTCAAGCCACCAATAAACATCTTGCCCTGGTCCTTCGACTGGATATCGGCTCGCACCGTGTCTTGGAATTGTCTTTGGCCTGGGCCGCCCACTGTCATTGGTGGCGGCGCGTGCATCACCGGGAACTGCCCTGAAACCTGCACTGGCGCTTGCGCCGGCGCCGCAGCAGCGACTGGTGCCGTTTCGCCTGCTCCAGACGAACCGTCCTGTGCGGCCGGGTTGGCAGGCTCCGACGCGGTCTCGCCCGTCTTTGGCGCCgtctcctgctgctcctgcttcaCTTCCTCCTTATCGTCGTCGTAGATGTCGTCAAAAAGagcctcgtcgtcggaatTCGTCATAATGTTCTGGACAAACTTAAAGTGCTGAATCTCCTTTAATTT
Encoded proteins:
- a CDS encoding ATP-dependent RNA helicase DBP10, with the translated sequence MSDEEFDIASNIVADGVDSDSDRQDSDAEVQDEIVTSDEESSDEEPAAKRPKVDPSKFPSLELSDDDEQETTNYFLNQPLAKKAKSGTFASFGLAKYILANLSKKGYKQPTPIQRKTIPLIMSNRDVVGMARTGSGKTAAFLLPLIEKLKTHVAKIGVRAIVLSPSRELAMQTSKQFKEFSRGSDLRSLLLIGGDSMEDQFGAMMANPDVIIATPGRFLHLKTEMQLDLRTVEYIVYDEADRLFEMGFAEQLNELLAALPEKRQSMLFSATLPRNLVDFAKAGLTNPVLVRLDSETKISDELQMCFISTKKNEREANLLLLLQEVIKMPVATPEELRRLDAANRLDDEDDEDEEEGKKKQKKRPRREKLPRAGELPTKHSTIVFVPTKHHVEYVTLLLKDAGYATAYIYGSLDQHARRRQLLNFRAGLCPILVVTDVAARGIDIPVLANVINYSFPSSSKIFVHRVGRTARAGNSGWAYSIVGEAELPYLLDLEVFLGRKVLLTSMHEKKVQLLKDKYLEQHGSMAGFQEPKLSYTERLVLGSAPRKLIGELQELYETIMKHNYDIRSLKAVADKGEQLYFRTRSGASVESLRRAKEIVNLGWDAQNLLFGKNEELEKEQFLAKLQNRKNKETVFEFGKRDDSLVDLMNTRRRQIASVQRKAQERRELLELERVSGLTHTLEDELFKDERGVEVGYNVNEEELRRTFEDGDVVLESKKPKKKSFKDPNYYISHYAPASAIQEQQLSLDSGFTAEANRAAFDIDAEDEKVAVQRQTARVLWDKKAGKYKKVQDDKKYIIGESGQKIPASYRSGKFDEWKAQHNINFKTGAAEQNRGFDVGLSGKRQRGRFVHTKQDAPKLPDKNRDNYKEQVEKVKKAVESGRHVKGWNTNKGRDELRSVEQIRKTREVKEKRRAKNARPSRKKKK
- a CDS encoding Subunit of cleavage factor I encodes the protein MTNSDDEALFDDIYDDDKEEVKQEQQETAPKTGETASEPANPAAQDGSSGAGETAPVAAAAPAQAPVQVSGQFPVMHAPPPMTVGGPGQRQFQDTVRADIQSKDQGKMFIGGLNWETTEESMKNYFSQFGDVIDLTIMKDNATGRSRGFGFLTFASSSSVDEVLKKTHVLDGKLIDPKRAIPKEEQDKTGKIFVGGVAPEVTEAEFTEYFQQFGNIIDSQLMLDKDTGRSRGYGFVTYDSPDAVDRVTQNKYVLFHGKNMEIKRAEPRNQQKAGSSYSNIGQPQQTYTQMAQMQQYWQQMQQMQQYWMQMQQVQQQGGDVSQAMQQMMQQYGQTMPGGDEQQNGADDAKDAGDEVPNPQEQTTNLPSGPRGGVRHGGRPRGPKDSRDFRGRGDRGDRGDRGDRGDRGGRSGGGGGGGHRGRGRRGYHPYNR